One part of the Bacteroidia bacterium genome encodes these proteins:
- the bshA gene encoding N-acetyl-alpha-D-glucosaminyl L-malate synthase BshA has translation MNIGVVCYPTYGGSGVVATELGKSLALRGHKIHFITYSRPIRLDLFSENIFYHEVRTQDYPLFEFIPYESALASTMVDVARYNDIDLFHVHYAIPHASVAFTAKQILKEYDLHVPVVTTLHGTDITLVGKNKSFAPTVSFSISKSDGVTAVSEFLKDATLDNFQVGNKDIRVIPNFVDVNRFQRHDKDHFRKMISGNDEKILIHTSNFRKVKRIEDVVKTFAIVRKEVPSRLMMVGDGPERSKAEELCRQIGMCDDIVFLGNQNKVEEIYSIGDIFLMPSASESFGLAALEAMACEVPVISSNAGGLPELVVDGKTGFTSPIGDVEKMAADAIGLLKNEAKWKEFSLAAKNHAHNFTIEKIVPHYERYYEEVSREYSSVI, from the coding sequence ATGAATATTGGAGTAGTTTGTTATCCTACTTATGGGGGAAGCGGAGTTGTTGCGACGGAGCTTGGAAAATCCCTGGCACTTCGAGGGCATAAGATCCACTTTATCACGTATAGCCGACCTATACGACTGGACCTTTTCTCTGAAAATATATTTTATCACGAAGTTCGTACCCAGGATTATCCTCTTTTTGAGTTTATCCCATATGAGTCTGCTTTGGCAAGTACAATGGTTGATGTAGCTCGATACAATGATATCGACCTCTTCCATGTACATTATGCTATCCCACATGCCTCGGTGGCTTTTACCGCCAAGCAAATCCTCAAAGAATATGACCTCCATGTACCGGTTGTAACGACCTTGCATGGAACAGATATAACCCTGGTAGGGAAAAACAAAAGTTTTGCCCCTACTGTGAGTTTCTCCATCTCGAAAAGCGATGGAGTAACGGCCGTATCAGAATTCTTAAAAGATGCTACCCTGGACAACTTTCAGGTGGGGAATAAGGACATCCGGGTCATCCCAAATTTTGTTGATGTCAATCGGTTTCAACGACATGACAAGGATCACTTTCGCAAAATGATCAGCGGAAATGATGAAAAAATCCTTATCCATACCTCAAACTTTCGAAAAGTAAAACGGATCGAAGATGTCGTAAAAACTTTTGCGATTGTAAGAAAAGAAGTCCCTTCACGACTTATGATGGTAGGAGATGGGCCGGAGAGGAGCAAAGCAGAAGAATTGTGTCGTCAAATCGGAATGTGCGACGATATCGTTTTCCTGGGGAATCAAAACAAGGTAGAGGAGATTTATTCAATTGGAGATATCTTCCTCATGCCCTCTGCAAGTGAGAGTTTTGGTTTGGCCGCTCTGGAAGCCATGGCCTGTGAAGTTCCGGTAATTTCTTCGAATGCGGGAGGATTGCCAGAACTAGTGGTAGACGGTAAAACGGGTTTTACCAGCCCTATAGGAGATGTGGAGAAAATGGCCGCTGATGCTATTGGTCTCTTAAAAAATGAGGCCAAATGGAAAGAGTTTTCTCTGGCAGCCAAAAACCACGCACACAACTTTACGATCGAAAAGATCGTGCCCCATTATGAAAGATATTATGAAGAAGTTTCACGAGAATACTCTTCTGTTATCTAA
- the ispE gene encoding 4-(cytidine 5'-diphospho)-2-C-methyl-D-erythritol kinase has translation MPSLSLRPHAKINLGLIIQGKRPDGYHLLETLLYPIYHFQDELNLVPTQSEGCDFHIEGIELEGDPNDNLVVRAYNALKEQIPELPGVLIHLKKQIPAGAGLGGGSSDAAFTLKGLRQLFELDIEDAVLEGIAAGLGADVPFFLYDKPLFAEGIGTQLSNFHLELPYHIELITPGIHSSTIAAYKGLDIRKLKPGRQLRPALAGPVHLWKEYLDNDLESVVFDMHPEIREIKEDLYRQGAIYAAMSGSGSSVFGIFEK, from the coding sequence ATGCCCAGCCTTTCACTCAGGCCCCATGCAAAGATCAATCTGGGGCTTATTATTCAGGGGAAAAGACCCGACGGCTATCATTTACTGGAAACCTTATTATATCCCATCTATCACTTTCAGGATGAGCTAAATCTTGTTCCTACGCAAAGCGAAGGATGTGATTTTCATATTGAAGGGATAGAACTGGAAGGAGACCCCAATGACAACCTTGTCGTCCGGGCCTACAATGCCCTTAAAGAGCAGATTCCAGAGCTTCCCGGAGTTCTCATTCATCTAAAAAAACAGATTCCTGCTGGCGCAGGTTTAGGAGGAGGTTCTTCCGATGCAGCTTTCACCCTCAAAGGTCTTCGGCAATTATTTGAATTGGATATTGAAGATGCTGTACTGGAAGGAATTGCAGCCGGCCTGGGAGCGGATGTTCCCTTTTTCCTATATGACAAACCTCTTTTTGCCGAAGGAATTGGTACCCAACTCTCCAATTTCCACTTAGAACTCCCCTACCATATAGAACTCATTACTCCCGGCATACATTCTTCCACTATCGCAGCCTACAAAGGCCTGGATATCCGCAAGCTCAAACCCGGAAGGCAGCTAAGGCCTGCATTGGCAGGGCCGGTTCATCTGTGGAAAGAATACCTGGACAATGATCTCGAATCTGTTGTATTCGACATGCATCCGGAGATTCGGGAAATTAAGGAAGATCTCTATCGACAAGGAGCCATATATGCTGCTATGTCTGGCAGTGGAAGCTCTGTTTTCGGTATATTTGAAAAATAG
- a CDS encoding DUF5106 domain-containing protein, which yields MKYLFTTLIVLLSLMGLQAQKGYDIQAKVEGFQAEEAYLAYYFGEKQYIKDTVQVVDGIIRFTGEEPLDAGIYLIVLPPENQYFELIVDKDQHFAVETKQEDFVMSMKVNGSKDNELFYKDMRFLGSNRMRANEINEQMKDMGEDDPKLVALKEELTSIDQKVKDGRKGLMEKNPDMLYTKVLKAMIDPVVPDEIKDDRNAAFYYYRDNYFNNLDFSDDRLLRTPVMYNRVNTFLENLTVKQPDSINKSIDIVLNKSAAHDDVFQFFTVNTLNKYAKSKVMGMDAVYVHIVESVYMQGRAWWADEEQISQLTERALAISPTILGRKAPNFRLKDELDNWTDLQSTPGKYTILYFWSYDCGHCQKETPKLAKIFAKYKDKDVSLFTVSINGDVEIWKEKIKEYKLEGAINTQDHVRRSGFDSMYDIRSTPRVFVLDGEKNIIAKQISVEQISEVLNHELGIEEVE from the coding sequence ATGAAGTACCTCTTCACAACTCTAATTGTATTGCTCAGCTTGATGGGCCTACAGGCTCAAAAAGGATATGATATCCAGGCCAAAGTAGAAGGTTTTCAGGCAGAAGAAGCTTATCTGGCTTATTATTTCGGAGAAAAACAGTATATCAAGGACACCGTTCAGGTGGTGGACGGGATTATTCGTTTTACAGGCGAAGAGCCTCTGGATGCTGGGATTTACCTTATCGTACTTCCTCCGGAAAATCAATATTTTGAGTTGATCGTTGACAAGGATCAGCATTTTGCTGTGGAAACAAAGCAGGAGGACTTTGTCATGAGCATGAAAGTAAATGGCTCAAAAGACAATGAATTGTTCTATAAAGACATGCGTTTCCTTGGATCAAATCGCATGCGTGCCAATGAGATCAATGAGCAGATGAAGGACATGGGAGAAGATGATCCTAAGCTGGTTGCTTTGAAAGAGGAATTGACAAGTATCGATCAGAAAGTGAAAGATGGGCGTAAGGGATTGATGGAAAAGAATCCTGATATGCTTTATACCAAGGTTCTGAAAGCCATGATCGATCCGGTCGTACCTGATGAGATCAAAGATGATCGCAATGCTGCTTTTTATTATTACCGTGACAATTATTTCAACAATCTCGACTTCTCGGATGATCGCCTACTCAGGACTCCCGTGATGTATAATCGGGTAAATACCTTTTTGGAAAACCTGACTGTCAAGCAGCCTGATTCCATTAATAAATCCATCGACATTGTCCTGAATAAAAGTGCAGCACATGATGATGTCTTTCAGTTTTTCACCGTCAATACCTTAAACAAATATGCCAAGTCCAAAGTCATGGGCATGGATGCTGTTTATGTTCATATCGTAGAAAGTGTGTATATGCAGGGGAGAGCCTGGTGGGCAGATGAGGAACAAATATCTCAGCTTACCGAGCGCGCATTGGCCATCAGTCCAACCATTCTAGGCAGAAAAGCCCCCAATTTCCGCCTCAAAGATGAACTGGACAACTGGACAGATCTCCAATCGACACCTGGTAAATACACCATTCTGTATTTTTGGTCCTATGACTGCGGACATTGTCAGAAAGAAACTCCCAAACTGGCAAAAATATTTGCCAAGTATAAGGATAAAGATGTTTCGCTCTTTACCGTCAGCATCAATGGAGATGTTGAAATCTGGAAGGAAAAAATCAAAGAATATAAACTGGAAGGTGCTATCAATACCCAGGATCACGTAAGGCGTTCAGGCTTTGATTCTATGTATGATATCCGTTCCACCCCAAGGGTATTTGTTCTCGATGGAGAGAAAAATATCATCGCCAAGCAAATCTCTGTGGAGCAGATCAGCGAAGTTCTCAATCATGAACTGGGGATAGAGGAGGTAGAGTAG
- a CDS encoding OmpA family protein produces MKRLYILGLIMMSLLAVQAQESANFLIDTVYFEFDRYDLPPSSAAELDSMITQFGTYPSYYIEIFGHTDSIGSDGYNLKLSELRARAVSLYLTGKGVDLNRITYEGLGTTKPVASNLSFSGRRKNRRADIAVVFTSEVYTPPVVEQAPQEELPPVEVDPASITDTIYADYNPVPIKVGRRNYIISPRGLVVIVPPGSFVTEDDEVMWQMKELYDRSDMLKNNMPTISKDGPLEAAGSFSINATAGGRAVRVQPNANFEVLLPTTRRDKEMGLYAGSGGSRGGTRRRGRSRNAPEGGTPGFNAVKSWQEIENEEVLYKGTQKSYSFKVPSIGRYAIARPLYYSQNTERKDKGIDVFVKFKGKRFDRGTTAMITGEVVKTYIPLRKKDLRNYEATKVKFVDTETNMILVAVQYDKDGTPYLIKRDFKVGNLLKKKGKKSKRLPYIKLKAKFRKVDQDRLNELLEELDV; encoded by the coding sequence ATGAAAAGACTGTATATACTGGGCCTGATTATGATGAGCTTGCTTGCTGTACAAGCCCAGGAGTCAGCCAATTTTCTGATCGACACGGTTTACTTTGAATTTGACCGTTACGATCTGCCTCCGAGTTCAGCTGCTGAGCTGGATTCGATGATTACTCAGTTTGGAACTTATCCATCATACTACATTGAGATATTTGGTCATACCGATAGCATCGGTTCTGATGGATATAACCTCAAACTCTCGGAGTTAAGGGCCCGTGCGGTCTCTCTTTATCTTACCGGAAAAGGAGTGGACCTCAATCGGATCACCTATGAAGGATTGGGTACGACTAAACCTGTAGCTTCAAATCTTTCCTTCTCCGGAAGGAGAAAGAATCGAAGAGCAGATATCGCAGTGGTATTTACGAGTGAAGTCTATACTCCTCCTGTGGTAGAACAAGCCCCTCAGGAAGAATTACCACCTGTAGAAGTAGATCCTGCTTCAATCACGGATACCATTTATGCCGATTACAATCCCGTGCCTATCAAAGTTGGCCGTAGAAATTACATCATTTCTCCCAGAGGTCTGGTTGTAATTGTTCCTCCGGGAAGTTTTGTAACAGAGGATGATGAAGTTATGTGGCAAATGAAAGAGCTATATGACCGTAGTGACATGTTGAAAAACAACATGCCTACCATCAGTAAAGATGGGCCACTCGAAGCTGCAGGAAGTTTCTCTATCAATGCTACTGCTGGTGGAAGAGCTGTAAGGGTTCAACCCAATGCCAATTTTGAGGTTCTTCTTCCTACTACTCGTAGGGATAAGGAAATGGGACTCTATGCCGGTAGCGGAGGATCCAGAGGAGGAACTCGCCGAAGAGGTCGCTCTCGCAATGCGCCGGAAGGTGGTACGCCCGGTTTCAATGCGGTGAAAAGCTGGCAGGAAATAGAAAATGAAGAGGTACTGTATAAAGGTACTCAGAAGTCATATTCCTTCAAGGTCCCTTCTATTGGTCGTTATGCCATCGCCCGTCCTTTGTACTATTCTCAGAATACAGAAAGAAAGGATAAGGGAATCGATGTTTTTGTGAAGTTTAAAGGAAAGAGATTTGATCGCGGAACTACTGCGATGATCACCGGTGAGGTTGTCAAAACTTACATTCCCCTTCGCAAAAAAGACTTGAGAAATTATGAGGCTACCAAAGTGAAATTTGTCGATACGGAAACCAATATGATTCTCGTGGCGGTTCAGTATGATAAAGATGGGACTCCTTATCTTATCAAAAGAGATTTCAAAGTTGGAAACCTCCTCAAGAAGAAAGGAAAGAAAAGCAAAAGACTTCCTTATATAAAACTGAAAGCTAAATTCCGCAAAGTCGATCAGGATCGCCTGAACGAATTGCTGGAAGAGTTGGATGTTTAA
- a CDS encoding response regulator, producing the protein MSIPTGKKILVVEDDEVNLMIAEHILGKEGHSVKSAINGEQAINYVQDESFDLILMDIEMPIMGGLEATPIIREMQNGKAIPIIALTAHSIPEKLEEFMHAGMNGYIIKPFDGTKFQKVSEKYFQS; encoded by the coding sequence ATGAGTATCCCTACCGGTAAAAAAATTCTGGTTGTCGAGGACGATGAAGTAAACCTCATGATTGCCGAGCATATCCTCGGTAAAGAAGGCCATAGTGTAAAATCTGCCATCAATGGTGAGCAGGCCATCAATTATGTTCAGGATGAGTCTTTTGACCTGATTCTAATGGATATAGAAATGCCTATCATGGGCGGATTAGAAGCAACTCCTATCATCCGGGAAATGCAAAATGGCAAAGCAATTCCCATTATTGCCCTTACCGCACACTCTATCCCTGAGAAACTGGAAGAGTTCATGCACGCAGGCATGAATGGCTACATCATCAAACCCTTTGATGGGACAAAGTTTCAGAAAGTATCTGAAAAATACTTTCAAAGTTGA
- the panB gene encoding 3-methyl-2-oxobutanoate hydroxymethyltransferase yields MSTAKKDVKRVTTHVLRAMKERGEKISMLTSYDFSMTRIVDEAGIDVILVGDSASNVIHGHETTLPITLDQMIDHACSVVKAAKRALVVVDLPFGHYQGDSRAALKSAIRIMKESGAHAIKMEGGEFIVDSVKRIVSAGIPVMGHLGLMPQSIYKYGTYTVRAKEEEEAKQLISDAKSLQKAGAFGIVLEKIPRDLAKQTSAKLKIPTIGIGAGPDCDGQVLVLHDMLGINKDFSPRFLRRYANLFDVIKEAVSAYIGDVKSQDFPNEKEAY; encoded by the coding sequence ATGTCTACGGCAAAAAAAGATGTTAAACGCGTAACCACTCATGTACTGCGTGCCATGAAGGAACGTGGTGAGAAAATTTCCATGCTCACTTCCTACGATTTTTCCATGACCCGTATCGTGGATGAAGCAGGAATCGATGTCATTTTAGTAGGAGATTCTGCATCCAATGTGATACATGGACATGAAACTACCCTTCCCATTACCCTTGATCAAATGATCGATCATGCCTGTTCAGTAGTAAAAGCTGCGAAACGGGCATTGGTAGTCGTGGACCTTCCTTTTGGTCATTACCAGGGAGACTCCCGGGCAGCACTCAAAAGTGCAATTCGAATTATGAAGGAATCCGGGGCACATGCCATCAAAATGGAGGGAGGAGAGTTCATTGTAGATTCGGTAAAGCGGATTGTGAGTGCGGGTATCCCAGTAATGGGGCATTTGGGCCTTATGCCTCAGTCTATTTATAAATACGGAACCTATACCGTTAGGGCCAAAGAAGAAGAAGAAGCCAAACAATTGATTTCCGATGCCAAGAGTTTGCAAAAAGCAGGTGCCTTCGGAATCGTCCTGGAAAAGATTCCCCGTGATTTGGCTAAGCAGACAAGCGCCAAACTTAAGATTCCTACAATTGGAATTGGGGCCGGGCCGGATTGTGATGGACAAGTACTGGTTCTCCACGATATGCTAGGAATCAATAAGGACTTTAGCCCAAGATTTTTACGACGCTATGCAAATTTATTTGACGTGATTAAGGAGGCGGTTTCTGCGTATATTGGAGACGTAAAATCTCAGGACTTCCCCAATGAAAAGGAAGCCTACTAA
- a CDS encoding O-antigen ligase family protein: MEKLLDKIPLKIWHNLGLAAIALLLWGTIWLTLQYKIWFLLALPLGAIVLLQVVYNYRPLYYLLIFSIPCSLHYEMGDLAIDVVSEPLMLLFLLIFLVNLASGKQFNLKGKLYPFHILIFMILFWTAFTTITSEYPLRSIKFLMSRVWYLAAFVYIAERIITRPASIKKIFWAFFVPMVLVSIGITIRHSLDGFSFEQSNLVPYPIFPNGVVYSATLVLFLPWCWYARTWYSPKSVEWYLIIIGTLILAFATIITYKRGAWAAICVLPLIDLAIKRKIFDKLIYVVLLLATLALGWLLNDNKFYEFAPNYQKTVWHEGDISGHLAATFTGTEISSMERFYRWVAAKNMIADMPVLGAGPSTFNQVYKRYTDDAFRTYVSDNPEQSTTHNYFLLTFSEQGIIGGLLFIAFCVYMLIQAARLYPRIKDPEMRSFLMLALLSVSTILFHSLLNELLEVDKVGAMFWLNMLLIHKLTVWHEPEKNGKDRS; encoded by the coding sequence ATGGAGAAATTACTGGATAAAATACCTCTAAAGATTTGGCACAATCTCGGATTGGCTGCCATTGCGCTTTTGTTATGGGGTACAATCTGGCTTACCCTTCAATACAAAATCTGGTTTTTGCTCGCGCTGCCTCTGGGAGCAATTGTGCTTTTACAGGTAGTCTATAATTACCGTCCCCTTTATTACCTCTTGATCTTTTCTATTCCCTGCTCCCTGCATTATGAGATGGGAGATTTGGCCATAGATGTAGTTTCGGAGCCCTTGATGCTTCTTTTTCTCTTGATTTTTTTGGTGAATCTGGCTTCGGGTAAGCAGTTTAACCTAAAAGGCAAACTCTATCCCTTCCATATTCTGATCTTTATGATCCTGTTTTGGACTGCCTTTACTACCATTACATCAGAATATCCGCTGCGATCCATAAAATTCCTCATGTCGAGGGTATGGTATCTGGCTGCCTTTGTCTATATCGCCGAACGGATTATAACAAGACCTGCTTCAATCAAAAAAATCTTCTGGGCCTTCTTTGTACCTATGGTGCTGGTAAGTATCGGAATCACCATACGCCACAGCCTGGATGGCTTTTCCTTTGAGCAATCCAATCTAGTCCCCTATCCTATATTCCCAAATGGAGTAGTATACTCTGCGACCCTCGTACTCTTTTTGCCCTGGTGCTGGTATGCAAGGACCTGGTATAGCCCTAAAAGTGTGGAATGGTATCTTATTATTATAGGGACGCTTATTCTGGCTTTTGCTACCATCATCACGTATAAGAGAGGTGCATGGGCTGCGATTTGTGTATTGCCGCTTATCGACCTCGCGATCAAACGGAAGATTTTTGACAAACTCATATATGTAGTCCTCCTACTTGCTACCCTTGCATTGGGCTGGCTACTCAATGACAACAAATTCTATGAGTTCGCTCCTAACTACCAGAAAACCGTCTGGCATGAAGGAGATATCAGTGGACATTTGGCTGCGACTTTTACCGGTACAGAGATTTCCAGTATGGAACGATTCTATCGATGGGTAGCCGCCAAAAACATGATTGCGGACATGCCAGTTCTGGGGGCAGGTCCCAGTACCTTTAACCAGGTTTACAAACGATATACAGACGATGCTTTCCGGACCTATGTAAGTGATAATCCGGAACAATCTACTACCCACAACTATTTTCTTCTGACCTTTTCAGAACAGGGAATTATCGGGGGATTGCTTTTCATCGCCTTCTGCGTATATATGCTTATTCAGGCTGCTCGCCTCTATCCCCGAATCAAAGATCCGGAGATGAGGTCATTTTTGATGCTGGCCCTTTTGAGCGTAAGCACCATCCTTTTCCATAGTTTGTTAAATGAATTACTGGAAGTAGATAAGGTAGGGGCTATGTTTTGGTTAAATATGTTGCTCATCCACAAACTCACTGTCTGGCATGAACCGGAAAAAAACGGGAAAGATAGATCGTAA
- a CDS encoding MGMT family protein, with translation MNRKKTGKIDRKQFYEDVYEVVKLIPKGRVSSYGAIARYLGANKASRMVGYALGGSFDGLDVPAHRVVNRNGLLSGAHNFPKDRPMDKSLEAEGVKIVDMQVQNFKEIYWDPNEELL, from the coding sequence ATGAACCGGAAAAAAACGGGAAAGATAGATCGTAAACAATTCTACGAAGACGTCTATGAAGTCGTAAAGCTCATCCCCAAAGGACGAGTCAGCAGTTATGGCGCTATTGCCCGATATCTGGGTGCCAATAAAGCCTCCCGCATGGTCGGCTATGCCCTGGGCGGGAGTTTTGATGGCCTGGATGTTCCCGCTCATCGGGTTGTCAATCGAAATGGACTCCTCAGTGGTGCCCACAATTTTCCCAAAGATCGACCGATGGATAAATCTCTGGAAGCTGAAGGTGTAAAGATCGTAGATATGCAGGTTCAGAATTTTAAAGAGATCTATTGGGATCCAAATGAGGAACTACTCTAA
- a CDS encoding C40 family peptidase, with translation MNPFKGLAKLGILCLAPFFVACSPQLKVQQYSYLLKHTSPKKEVPAPKSAIASTDLVASNHMEPQSQTTRVYYDEPAPIGKTDVKAPIVVKEETEAPKVDVSPKIPIAPKVIHKDLKQILNTADTFIGTPYLYAGDTEKGIDCSGLICQSYASVGIRLPRTSHAMAESGRKVSISEIGPGDLLFFHSYKGKGINHVAMVSKVEDGEIEFIHSTVSNGVRKDILSDPYWNQRFRMAIEIVPAGKK, from the coding sequence ATGAACCCATTCAAAGGATTAGCTAAACTGGGTATCCTATGTTTAGCCCCATTTTTTGTCGCTTGCTCACCTCAACTGAAAGTTCAGCAATACAGTTATTTGCTGAAACATACTTCTCCTAAAAAAGAAGTACCCGCACCCAAAAGTGCTATTGCATCCACAGATCTTGTAGCTTCAAATCATATGGAACCGCAGAGTCAGACCACTCGTGTATATTACGATGAGCCTGCTCCGATCGGTAAAACAGATGTGAAAGCTCCGATTGTTGTTAAAGAAGAAACGGAAGCTCCGAAAGTAGATGTTTCACCAAAAATTCCCATTGCCCCAAAGGTCATCCATAAAGACCTCAAACAGATCCTTAATACAGCTGATACATTTATCGGCACTCCTTATCTCTATGCAGGAGATACAGAGAAAGGCATCGACTGCTCAGGTTTGATCTGTCAGTCTTATGCATCTGTTGGGATCAGACTGCCTCGCACATCACATGCAATGGCTGAAAGTGGGCGAAAAGTGTCCATTTCCGAGATCGGTCCTGGCGACCTTCTCTTTTTCCATTCCTACAAAGGGAAAGGCATCAATCATGTAGCGATGGTCAGTAAAGTGGAAGATGGTGAAATTGAATTCATCCATTCGACCGTAAGCAATGGCGTGAGAAAGGACATCCTATCCGATCCGTACTGGAATCAGAGATTCAGAATGGCGATAGAGATAGTACCTGCGGGTAAAAAATAA
- a CDS encoding MarR family transcriptional regulator, with protein MQENLDAKADKLSRLEKSLFELSAVINRHQEIVQRRFKVTAVEIDILKLLSDEGDKKMKDIGDRVRVKLSNLTNIIDRLETQKLVKRVNSKTDRRSIYVHITTKGKKLLADYADFLRELSTRMKQVMQDDQFGILVEGLEKISKVSLPEA; from the coding sequence ATGCAAGAGAACCTCGACGCCAAAGCTGATAAGCTATCGCGCCTGGAAAAAAGTCTGTTCGAGCTTAGCGCTGTGATCAACAGACACCAGGAAATAGTTCAACGGCGGTTTAAAGTTACAGCAGTAGAGATTGATATCTTGAAACTGCTGAGTGATGAGGGCGACAAAAAAATGAAGGACATTGGAGACCGTGTTAGGGTAAAATTGAGTAACCTGACCAATATTATTGATCGCTTGGAAACGCAGAAGCTTGTAAAGCGCGTAAACTCAAAAACTGACAGACGATCTATTTATGTCCACATTACTACTAAGGGTAAAAAATTACTTGCAGACTATGCTGATTTCCTGAGAGAACTCTCAACCCGAATGAAGCAAGTAATGCAAGACGATCAATTCGGTATTCTTGTGGAAGGATTGGAAAAGATTTCCAAAGTAAGCCTTCCCGAAGCATAA
- the dnaX gene encoding DNA polymerase III subunit gamma/tau, whose translation MSNYVVSARKYRPDTFASVVGQAHVTHTLKSAILLDQLAHAFLFSGPRGVGKTTCARILAKSINCENLQQDGEPCNSCESCQSYNQGKSINIHELDAASNNSVDDIRNLIEQTRYVPANGKKSVYIIDEVHMLSQAAFNAFLKTLEEPPDHVLFILATTEKHKILPTILSRVQKFDFRRIKVDDIARHLEHICKAEEIDYEFAALQQIALKADGALRDGLSLFDQLVSFTGKKLNFESVLENLNILDYDYYFKAVEKISEKDHSSLLLLLEEIMERGFEPKDFIVGLTVHFRNLLVCLDPKTVSLLETSENVKKRYQEQSASMSPGFLLNAFNLCSESEKEARYATHPRLKVELALIKLAHLSEAMQIVATQETVDKKKILS comes from the coding sequence ATGTCTAATTATGTTGTATCGGCTCGCAAGTATCGCCCGGATACTTTTGCATCAGTGGTGGGGCAGGCACATGTAACGCATACGCTTAAGAGTGCGATCCTGCTGGATCAGCTTGCGCATGCTTTTTTGTTTTCCGGGCCCAGAGGAGTTGGCAAGACTACTTGTGCCCGGATTCTGGCCAAGAGTATCAACTGCGAGAACCTGCAACAAGACGGAGAACCCTGTAATTCCTGTGAATCCTGCCAATCTTATAATCAGGGAAAGAGCATAAACATTCACGAACTGGATGCTGCCTCTAATAATAGCGTTGATGATATTCGTAATCTGATTGAGCAGACTCGCTATGTTCCTGCCAATGGAAAGAAAAGTGTTTACATCATAGATGAGGTTCACATGCTTTCGCAGGCTGCATTCAATGCTTTCCTCAAGACATTGGAAGAACCGCCGGATCACGTGCTATTTATTCTGGCTACAACAGAAAAGCATAAGATTCTGCCGACCATTCTTTCCCGGGTACAGAAATTTGATTTTCGCCGGATCAAGGTAGATGATATTGCCCGGCATTTAGAGCATATCTGTAAGGCAGAAGAAATCGACTACGAATTTGCAGCTTTACAACAAATTGCCTTGAAAGCTGATGGAGCGCTCAGAGATGGTCTGAGTCTTTTCGACCAACTTGTCAGTTTTACCGGAAAGAAACTCAACTTTGAATCAGTTCTCGAGAATCTGAATATTCTCGATTATGACTATTATTTCAAGGCAGTAGAAAAGATATCTGAAAAAGATCATAGCTCCCTCTTACTCCTTCTGGAAGAGATCATGGAGCGTGGCTTTGAACCGAAGGATTTTATTGTAGGTCTGACTGTTCATTTTAGAAATCTGCTCGTTTGTCTGGATCCAAAAACAGTTTCTCTTTTGGAAACTTCTGAAAATGTGAAGAAAAGATATCAGGAACAAAGTGCGAGCATGTCTCCCGGTTTTTTGCTGAACGCTTTCAATCTCTGCTCAGAATCTGAAAAAGAAGCCCGCTATGCCACCCATCCCAGGCTCAAGGTAGAACTGGCTTTGATCAAGCTGGCCCACCTCAGTGAAGCCATGCAAATTGTAGCGACACAGGAGACTGTGGATAAAAAAAAAATCCTAAGCTAG